The Fulvivirga ligni genome window below encodes:
- a CDS encoding CheR family methyltransferase translates to MKEKAPKQTKTEDKKIEKTVEPNEAKVAINEDHLDVADDNDTKADDGTENGQKLPTKKSKRSSSNTEKLNVVCIGASAGGLEAINAFFDKVPDNPGLSFVLVQHLSPDYKSMMPELLAKHTKLKISKVVNNMQVEQNCIYTLPPDNNIFINKGRLYLEARGNPKSLNLPINNFLKSLAEDQKERAIAVVLSGTGSDGTLGIESVKENGGMVMAQDPNSAAFDNMPKSAIATGLVDFILHPSRMPDAIIKYVKHPYIKELKHLSGDDGDKGDILHQILTLLHQKTRLDFRLYKKATVIRRIERRMSIRNILNKDLYLRYLKDDPDELDLLGNDILIGVTGFFRDTKAFESLDKLVLYQLVKDAVDKDIRIWVVGCSTGQEVYSLAMLLKEQFRKQRKSPSVKIFATDIDQRAIDRASKGIYAETVIEEIPKPLLLKYFTKVNETYHVKKELRQMVIFARHDISKDPPFNNIDLACCRNLLIYIEPPLQEKILTYIHFSLNANSYLFLGSSETPGMLSNAFEEVNKKYKIYKNCMTTRIIDVHRLNPFEKSKKPTLEPIKKTSPRLLNETKIVSNFKDALLEDMIPATVFINESMDVVHVAGDVDKYIKLPRKQLTLNVLKMVDEQIYVSLSNAISKVKSHKKKFISPLVEYNYNDEKKYIKIVSKPYTEPNSKNSYIIVSFNELEHTTTISTSSDSKSVKSDQSKEKDAHIRRLEEELKETKEYLQSTIEELETSNEELQATNEELMAANEELQSSNEELQSVNEELYTVNNEFENKLIEMTELNDDLKNFLQSTHIATLFLDNDLNIKRFTNAITSLIKLNSNDIGRYVGDFSNEFKDFNLSEISQSVLRNFTAIEKEVVTKKDEVFLMQALPYVTSKKEIKGVVFTFVDVNQLKKIESQLMLKAEELERSNIELEQFAYLASHDLKAPITNLDSLMKIIEENDFMKKDGYDVFSKLKNAVQRMQKTISTLNEVIAVKKNLDLKSEKVELKKLLDDVLEDVEEEIKSSKAHININLDQCSTALFPPVHLHNILQNLITNAIKYKKLGVKPEIDIISSKEAGYCCISIQDNGRGINLENYGNKLFGLFQRFHLDIEGKGIGLHITKSIIEKYGGKIEVSSIEGKGTTFQIYLKER, encoded by the coding sequence ATGAAAGAAAAAGCCCCAAAACAAACAAAAACTGAGGATAAAAAAATAGAAAAAACCGTTGAACCTAATGAAGCTAAAGTTGCCATTAATGAGGATCATTTAGATGTAGCAGACGATAATGATACAAAAGCTGATGATGGAACAGAAAACGGTCAAAAATTACCTACAAAGAAATCAAAAAGAAGCAGCAGCAACACAGAAAAGCTAAATGTAGTATGTATAGGAGCCTCCGCTGGAGGATTAGAGGCCATCAATGCTTTTTTTGATAAAGTTCCTGATAACCCCGGTTTAAGTTTTGTTTTGGTACAACATCTTAGTCCAGACTATAAATCAATGATGCCTGAGCTTCTGGCCAAGCATACCAAATTGAAAATTTCCAAGGTGGTGAATAATATGCAAGTAGAACAAAACTGCATATACACTTTACCTCCTGATAATAACATATTCATAAATAAAGGCAGGCTTTATCTTGAAGCCAGAGGCAACCCAAAATCATTAAACCTTCCTATTAACAACTTTCTAAAGTCTCTGGCAGAAGATCAAAAAGAACGAGCCATTGCAGTAGTACTTTCCGGGACCGGCAGTGATGGTACTTTAGGAATAGAATCTGTAAAGGAAAATGGCGGCATGGTAATGGCCCAAGACCCCAACAGTGCAGCTTTTGACAACATGCCTAAAAGTGCCATAGCCACTGGCCTGGTGGATTTTATTCTCCACCCCAGCAGAATGCCAGATGCCATTATTAAGTACGTAAAACATCCCTACATTAAGGAATTAAAACATCTTAGTGGTGATGATGGAGACAAAGGAGATATTTTACATCAGATATTAACCTTACTACATCAAAAAACAAGGTTAGACTTCAGATTGTACAAAAAAGCTACTGTAATACGCCGCATAGAGCGCCGTATGAGCATTAGAAATATACTCAATAAGGATTTATACCTGCGCTACCTGAAAGATGACCCTGATGAACTCGATCTACTTGGTAACGACATTCTGATAGGTGTTACAGGGTTTTTCAGAGACACCAAAGCCTTTGAATCTTTGGATAAACTGGTTTTATACCAGCTTGTAAAAGATGCCGTAGACAAAGACATCAGAATTTGGGTAGTAGGCTGCTCAACCGGACAGGAGGTTTACTCTCTTGCTATGCTTTTGAAAGAGCAGTTTAGGAAACAGCGAAAATCGCCAAGCGTAAAAATATTTGCCACAGATATTGATCAGCGAGCCATAGATAGAGCCAGCAAAGGGATATATGCAGAAACAGTGATAGAAGAAATACCCAAACCACTGTTACTCAAATACTTCACAAAAGTGAATGAAACATACCATGTAAAAAAAGAGCTCCGACAAATGGTGATCTTTGCCAGACATGATATTTCCAAAGATCCTCCATTTAATAACATTGATCTTGCTTGCTGCAGAAACCTACTAATCTACATTGAACCACCACTGCAAGAGAAAATTTTAACCTATATCCATTTCTCTCTCAATGCCAACAGCTACTTATTCCTGGGCAGTAGCGAAACTCCCGGAATGTTATCAAACGCTTTTGAAGAGGTTAACAAAAAGTATAAAATCTATAAAAACTGTATGACCACAAGGATTATAGATGTCCATCGTCTTAATCCTTTTGAGAAGAGTAAAAAACCAACTCTTGAGCCTATAAAGAAAACCTCTCCCAGATTACTGAATGAAACCAAAATAGTATCAAACTTTAAAGACGCTCTTTTGGAAGACATGATTCCTGCCACAGTTTTTATAAACGAGAGTATGGATGTCGTTCACGTGGCCGGAGATGTAGACAAATACATAAAACTACCTCGTAAACAACTTACACTGAATGTATTAAAAATGGTAGACGAGCAGATCTATGTGAGTCTTAGCAATGCCATCTCAAAAGTAAAATCACATAAGAAAAAATTCATCTCACCATTAGTTGAGTACAACTATAATGATGAAAAGAAATACATTAAAATTGTATCCAAACCTTATACCGAACCAAATTCTAAAAACTCATATATCATAGTCAGCTTTAATGAGTTAGAGCACACCACTACCATTTCCACCAGCAGTGATTCAAAAAGTGTAAAATCCGACCAGTCAAAGGAAAAGGACGCTCACATTAGAAGACTTGAGGAAGAACTAAAAGAAACCAAAGAATATTTGCAATCCACCATTGAAGAACTGGAAACCTCTAACGAAGAACTTCAAGCCACCAATGAAGAATTAATGGCCGCCAATGAAGAGCTGCAAAGTAGTAATGAGGAGCTGCAAAGTGTTAATGAAGAGTTATATACGGTGAATAATGAGTTTGAAAATAAACTCATTGAGATGACAGAGCTCAATGATGACTTGAAAAACTTCCTGCAAAGTACACACATCGCCACCCTCTTCCTTGATAACGATCTGAATATTAAGAGATTCACTAATGCCATAACTAGCTTAATCAAATTAAACAGCAACGATATAGGCAGATACGTTGGTGATTTTAGCAATGAATTTAAAGATTTCAATTTATCTGAAATATCTCAATCAGTACTCAGAAACTTCACCGCTATAGAGAAAGAAGTGGTCACTAAAAAAGATGAAGTATTCTTGATGCAGGCATTACCCTATGTAACATCAAAGAAAGAAATCAAAGGCGTTGTATTCACATTTGTAGATGTTAACCAATTAAAGAAAATAGAGTCTCAACTCATGCTCAAAGCGGAAGAGCTGGAGCGCAGCAATATAGAACTTGAACAGTTTGCCTACCTGGCTTCACATGACTTAAAAGCACCCATTACCAATCTGGATTCTTTAATGAAAATCATTGAGGAAAATGATTTTATGAAGAAAGATGGTTATGATGTGTTTTCTAAACTAAAAAATGCAGTTCAGAGGATGCAAAAAACTATCTCTACACTTAATGAGGTAATTGCGGTTAAAAAAAATCTGGACTTGAAATCGGAAAAGGTAGAACTGAAAAAGCTACTAGATGATGTTCTTGAAGATGTAGAAGAAGAGATAAAAAGCAGCAAGGCCCATATTAACATTAACCTGGATCAATGCAGCACCGCCCTATTTCCTCCTGTTCATTTGCATAACATTTTGCAGAATCTGATTACCAATGCCATCAAATACAAAAAATTAGGGGTGAAACCCGAAATAGATATCATTAGTAGCAAGGAAGCTGGCTACTGTTGCATTAGTATTCAGGATAATGGTCGTGGTATTAATCTGGAAAACTATGGCAATAAACTCTTTGGGTTATTCCAAAGATTTCACCTCGATATTGAAGGCAAAGGAATAGGCCTTCACATCACCAAGTCAATCATTGAAAAATATGGAGGAAAAATTGAAGTCTCTAGTATAGAAGGTAAAGGAACGACATTCCAAATTTATTTAAAAGAGCGTTAA
- a CDS encoding response regulator, producing MKVNAFDEYKNLRVLVLEDSPEDAELILDELDRVGMHIEAEITDNRPSFTDKLIHFSPDIVLADYSLPEINGIEALAIVKEEYPDIPFVFVTGTIGEEIAAETILNGASGLVLKSNLNKLPAVVQSILDERGKWYSKRLEWVSRRIHKRIQKNIEALDRIQDFLKVHETTPLEISDDLTTTLNDLRDLHEDFISEDDDNA from the coding sequence ATGAAAGTAAATGCTTTTGATGAGTACAAGAATTTGAGGGTGCTAGTGTTAGAAGACTCTCCAGAAGATGCAGAATTAATTCTCGATGAATTAGATAGAGTAGGTATGCACATAGAAGCTGAAATCACGGACAATCGACCCAGCTTTACAGATAAACTCATACATTTTAGCCCTGATATAGTCCTGGCAGATTACAGTTTACCTGAAATTAACGGAATTGAAGCCCTTGCTATTGTAAAAGAGGAATATCCTGACATCCCCTTTGTATTCGTAACCGGAACCATAGGTGAAGAAATAGCCGCTGAAACCATTCTTAATGGCGCCTCAGGTCTAGTATTAAAATCTAATTTAAACAAGCTTCCTGCCGTGGTACAAAGCATACTAGATGAGAGGGGAAAATGGTATAGCAAACGCCTGGAATGGGTAAGCAGAAGAATTCACAAAAGGATACAGAAAAACATTGAAGCCCTGGATCGAATTCAGGACTTTTTAAAAGTTCATGAAACCACACCTCTGGAAATTTCCGATGATTTAACTACCACACTAAATGATCTCCGAGATCTTCATGAAGATTTCATCTCGGAAGACGACGACAATGCTTAA
- a CDS encoding response regulator, producing the protein MREQEYNEIILIEDNPTDMELTIDSLLEINKVQGPIHVLEDGQQALDYFFNQPENNRPNPKFIVLDLKLPKVNGLEVLRELKKSEKYKDVPVIILTSSNENSDIVDAYRFGANSYVVKPVNFMQFTETISKMALYWLLLNKPVKN; encoded by the coding sequence GTGAGAGAACAAGAATACAATGAAATAATCCTTATTGAAGACAACCCCACAGATATGGAGCTGACTATTGATTCGTTATTAGAGATCAACAAGGTTCAGGGTCCAATTCATGTGCTGGAAGATGGCCAACAAGCCCTGGACTACTTCTTCAATCAACCTGAGAACAACAGACCAAATCCTAAATTTATTGTCTTAGACCTCAAGCTTCCAAAAGTAAATGGTCTTGAAGTACTAAGAGAACTGAAAAAATCAGAGAAATATAAAGATGTACCAGTAATAATACTCACTTCATCTAACGAAAACTCTGATATAGTAGACGCTTATAGATTTGGCGCCAATAGTTATGTAGTAAAACCTGTGAACTTCATGCAATTCACAGAAACAATAAGCAAAATGGCCTTATACTGGCTACTACTGAATAAACCTGTAAAAAACTAA
- a CDS encoding PAS domain-containing sensor histidine kinase, which translates to MKFHHIFILGWSVIALSLLVLIGWVFNIGALTSISEAYPRTVPMTALLISFLGISLTLKERKYIPICCVIVLLFTIWISLEYVYDKIPALENLIFGPLNKKHLALYPGRPSPRTLAALSLAAIALVLSSFSNKKLNTISIILSIAGLCIPWIALYGYLGIIIPFYSFAPSSGIGMSPITMAAFLMIFLAIIDSTSTMGVISILRTQSLGGKILRILLPFTILLPLAFSGFIGIHLHDNTPNIALKVISSFALLSALTTVVVTYTVKVIRIQEIKNEGLIKALTDSEKKYHQLVNQIEDYAIIRLDLNGKIDVWNKGAEAITGYQEKEIVGKSFSIFYPEDNKTKPQILLTEALAEGRSSDDGWRIKKNGEKYWVHTTIVPLYDADEILTGFVKVTQDLTEKKATEEKLATSEKRFRKLLNSTPDAMIISNADGIITYANNMSENTFGYNKEELINSPVEMLLPKPLRYNHQQHLKKYIKDPQIRNMGNGLPLKGVRKNQVEFPVEVSLAPIEDTDQTEVVAAIRDITERLKREEENREYLRNLELSQVIGKMGYYETDLEKDIMYLSENYMRLFGISKKEMPVSELVQYVHNDDVSKLIRKFEQAQRKDVSFTAEYRVYNPISKKVLYIKNSCYFQFKNNRAIKAIGLKQDVSQEKHNEKKINKLNDDLLKSNKELEAFSYSVSHDLRAPLRAITGFSNKLLRKEGHQLNDEGKRLLDIIIKNTTQMDNLINDILAFSRITRENIALSKINMHQLFSHIYNELKQIQKPTRNIEIFIDPLPEIIGDEVMLRQVISNLISNALKYTKTREYSIIEVGYNSIEAKNAFYVKDNGVGFDMRHKDKLFGVFQRLHSDSQFEGTGVGLAIAQLIINKHDGRIWGIGEPGKGATFYFTINT; encoded by the coding sequence ATGAAATTTCACCATATATTTATACTCGGCTGGTCTGTGATCGCATTGAGTCTATTGGTATTGATCGGTTGGGTTTTCAATATAGGTGCATTAACTAGTATTAGTGAGGCCTATCCTAGAACCGTGCCTATGACGGCATTGCTCATTTCATTTTTGGGCATATCCCTAACTTTGAAGGAAAGGAAGTATATTCCCATTTGCTGTGTTATAGTTTTACTTTTCACCATTTGGATTTCCCTGGAGTATGTTTATGATAAGATTCCCGCACTAGAAAATCTTATTTTTGGGCCTCTTAACAAAAAGCATTTAGCATTATATCCTGGGCGCCCCTCTCCTCGTACTTTGGCAGCATTATCATTAGCAGCCATTGCACTCGTACTATCTTCTTTTAGTAATAAGAAGCTCAATACAATCTCTATAATCTTAAGTATTGCAGGATTATGTATTCCATGGATTGCCCTTTATGGCTACCTTGGAATAATTATACCCTTTTACTCTTTTGCCCCCTCATCAGGCATTGGTATGTCTCCTATTACCATGGCTGCCTTTCTAATGATTTTTTTAGCCATTATCGATAGCACCTCTACCATGGGGGTCATTTCTATTTTAAGAACTCAATCTCTAGGTGGAAAAATCCTGAGAATATTACTCCCGTTCACCATTTTACTTCCTTTGGCTTTTAGCGGCTTTATAGGGATTCATCTTCATGACAACACTCCCAATATAGCTCTGAAGGTCATTTCCTCATTCGCCCTTCTTAGCGCGCTGACTACGGTGGTTGTAACCTACACTGTAAAGGTTATCCGCATACAGGAGATTAAGAACGAAGGTCTCATCAAGGCTCTAACTGATTCAGAGAAAAAGTATCATCAGCTGGTAAATCAGATAGAAGACTACGCCATCATACGTCTCGATCTGAATGGAAAAATAGATGTATGGAATAAAGGTGCTGAAGCCATCACAGGCTATCAGGAAAAAGAGATTGTAGGAAAATCATTTTCGATATTTTATCCAGAAGATAACAAAACCAAACCTCAAATATTACTCACCGAAGCGCTAGCAGAAGGCCGGTCGTCTGATGATGGCTGGCGGATCAAGAAGAATGGCGAAAAATATTGGGTTCATACGACAATAGTTCCTCTATACGATGCCGATGAAATTCTTACAGGTTTTGTGAAAGTGACTCAAGATCTGACTGAGAAAAAGGCTACAGAAGAAAAACTGGCAACTTCAGAAAAAAGATTTCGCAAACTATTAAATTCTACGCCAGACGCTATGATCATTTCTAATGCAGATGGTATAATAACCTATGCGAATAATATGTCTGAAAATACTTTTGGCTATAACAAAGAGGAACTGATCAACTCGCCTGTGGAAATGCTACTGCCTAAACCGCTAAGATATAATCATCAGCAGCATCTGAAAAAGTACATAAAAGACCCTCAAATAAGAAATATGGGCAATGGATTGCCTCTTAAAGGTGTTAGGAAAAATCAGGTCGAGTTTCCAGTAGAAGTTTCATTGGCGCCCATTGAAGATACCGATCAAACAGAAGTAGTAGCAGCTATAAGAGATATTACAGAGCGATTAAAAAGAGAGGAGGAAAATCGCGAATACCTCAGAAATTTAGAACTGTCTCAAGTTATCGGAAAAATGGGGTATTATGAAACCGATTTAGAAAAGGACATCATGTATCTCTCTGAAAATTACATGAGGCTGTTTGGCATCTCGAAAAAAGAGATGCCAGTTTCAGAATTGGTTCAATATGTTCACAATGATGATGTTTCTAAACTAATAAGAAAGTTTGAACAAGCGCAAAGAAAGGACGTTTCCTTCACTGCAGAATACCGTGTCTATAATCCAATAAGCAAAAAAGTTTTATACATAAAAAACAGTTGTTATTTCCAGTTTAAAAACAACAGAGCCATAAAGGCTATTGGCTTAAAGCAAGATGTTTCTCAGGAAAAACATAATGAGAAGAAGATAAACAAACTGAATGATGATCTACTAAAATCCAACAAAGAACTGGAAGCTTTTAGCTATTCAGTATCACATGATTTACGGGCACCATTAAGAGCCATAACCGGATTTAGTAATAAATTATTAAGGAAAGAGGGTCATCAGTTGAATGATGAAGGTAAAAGACTTCTTGATATCATCATCAAGAACACTACACAGATGGACAACCTTATCAATGATATTTTGGCCTTTTCGCGAATTACTAGAGAAAATATTGCGTTATCCAAAATAAACATGCATCAGCTGTTTTCTCATATTTATAATGAGCTGAAGCAGATTCAAAAACCAACCCGAAACATTGAAATATTCATAGATCCATTACCTGAGATCATAGGTGATGAGGTAATGTTAAGACAAGTAATAAGTAATCTAATCTCTAATGCCTTAAAATACACCAAGACAAGAGAATACAGCATTATAGAAGTAGGTTATAATAGCATTGAGGCAAAAAATGCCTTCTATGTCAAGGATAATGGCGTAGGCTTCGACATGAGACATAAAGATAAGCTGTTTGGAGTATTCCAAAGATTACATAGTGACAGCCAATTTGAGGGTACAGGCGTAGGCCTAGCCATTGCTCAGCTTATAATAAATAAACATGACGGGAGGATTTGGGGCATAGGTGAGCCTGGCAAAGGTGCCACCTTTTATTTCACCATTAACACTTAA
- a CDS encoding sensor histidine kinase produces the protein MIVEDERIHEEHSLLKMVADNTTNLIIFTDAAGYITWVNKTFEKVTEYRSAEVLGKKPGHFLQGPLTNPDTQDYIRNNLQRQVRFKADIVNYTKSGKDYWVELDIMPLKTVEKKLIGYMSVQSNVSNVKMMIGEMLSAKGILRTVLDTVPFHVSVKDPQGRFIFYNKAFSKDFRHNENGNDYAKGLNKQEKEVLKGRRLVFDQSMRINDQVRTFLTLKFPVENSGGQTYAVGRVSIDFTELKHARENLREREQLYFSTVKSINDAAITVGKDFKIIFLNNSAERLTGFNLKNARSKLIHDVFKVQSLDRNIAINPLQCMIQEHTDILNEELLMISKDGRKIPIEGSLTEMQDSNDDFAGIAIFFKDVSDRFERRKLERDMEVRRISAVIEGQESERDRISKELHDGLGQMLNLVKMRVYVNLEDKEPELTELMDEAIQEVRRMSENLMPAKLRDFDLPTALNSLVKQLKRIYDIDISFYSYLSEDLDDSRKINLYRIAQEAINNALKHAEANHISVSLIEDEDKIRLAIEDNGIGLNSEDNNNTSAKSTRHGLINMRERANIMDGYLIIESNPGLGTLIIVEIPKYDRK, from the coding sequence ATGATAGTTGAAGATGAACGTATCCATGAGGAACACTCCTTGCTTAAAATGGTAGCAGACAATACTACTAATTTAATAATTTTTACAGATGCCGCTGGGTACATTACCTGGGTAAATAAAACTTTTGAAAAGGTAACAGAATATAGATCTGCAGAGGTTCTTGGGAAAAAACCAGGACATTTTTTGCAAGGACCATTAACGAACCCGGATACCCAAGACTACATAAGAAATAATTTACAAAGACAGGTTCGTTTCAAAGCAGATATTGTCAATTATACCAAGAGTGGTAAGGATTACTGGGTAGAACTAGACATAATGCCTTTAAAGACGGTTGAGAAGAAATTGATTGGTTACATGTCTGTACAGAGTAATGTTTCCAATGTAAAGATGATGATTGGAGAGATGCTTAGTGCAAAAGGCATTTTAAGAACCGTGCTGGATACGGTGCCATTTCATGTGTCAGTAAAAGACCCCCAAGGAAGATTTATATTTTATAATAAAGCTTTTAGTAAGGATTTTAGACATAATGAAAACGGGAATGATTATGCTAAGGGGTTGAACAAACAAGAGAAGGAAGTTCTTAAGGGAAGAAGGTTGGTGTTTGATCAAAGTATGAGAATTAACGATCAGGTACGTACATTTCTGACTTTAAAATTCCCAGTTGAAAATTCCGGAGGCCAAACCTATGCTGTAGGCAGGGTTTCTATTGATTTTACAGAGCTTAAACATGCCAGAGAGAATCTGCGAGAGCGAGAGCAACTATATTTCTCTACGGTAAAATCTATAAATGACGCTGCTATAACGGTGGGCAAAGATTTTAAGATCATCTTCCTGAATAATAGTGCTGAACGTCTCACCGGGTTTAATCTGAAGAACGCTAGATCAAAGCTTATTCATGATGTTTTTAAAGTACAGTCATTAGATCGAAATATAGCTATCAATCCCTTGCAATGTATGATTCAGGAGCACACGGACATTCTCAATGAAGAGTTGCTGATGATATCTAAAGATGGTAGAAAGATACCTATAGAAGGTAGCCTTACCGAAATGCAAGATTCAAATGATGATTTTGCAGGCATAGCTATTTTCTTCAAAGATGTATCAGACCGGTTTGAAAGGAGGAAGCTCGAACGAGATATGGAGGTAAGGCGTATCTCAGCTGTAATTGAGGGGCAGGAAAGCGAGAGAGATCGCATTTCTAAGGAGTTGCACGATGGGCTGGGGCAAATGCTTAACCTGGTGAAGATGAGGGTATATGTAAATCTTGAAGATAAAGAGCCAGAGCTTACAGAGTTAATGGATGAAGCTATCCAGGAGGTTAGACGCATGTCAGAAAACTTAATGCCTGCCAAACTCAGGGATTTTGATCTGCCTACGGCTTTAAATTCTTTAGTGAAGCAGCTCAAAAGAATTTATGATATAGATATATCCTTCTATTCTTATCTTTCAGAAGACCTCGATGATAGTAGAAAAATCAATCTCTACAGAATAGCACAAGAAGCCATTAATAACGCACTGAAACACGCAGAGGCCAATCATATTTCTGTATCACTTATAGAAGATGAAGATAAAATTAGATTAGCCATAGAAGATAATGGTATAGGGCTTAATAGTGAAGATAATAATAATACGTCGGCCAAAAGTACCAGACACGGACTAATAAATATGCGAGAGCGGGCCAATATTATGGATGGCTATCTCATTATTGAGTCCAACCCAGGATTAGGAACATTGATTATAGTTGAAATTCCCAAATACGATAGGAAATGA
- a CDS encoding response regulator, translating into MKRYKVIVADDHDLFREGIKTLLKKMNNIVVEGEAKKGSQVVELYKKASPDVVIMDISMPGLNGIEATKEILKYDSTAKIIILSMHDDEEYIGRCLDAGVKGYVIKSESGMELRHTIELVLQGKSYFSHYAQDVVLNRLKNFRTQKNTSVDHPHITKREYQILSLIAQGLTSNAIAEKLFISIRTVETHRTNIMRKLGVKNVVELINKASDLKLV; encoded by the coding sequence ATGAAAAGATATAAAGTGATAGTTGCTGATGATCATGATTTATTCAGAGAAGGGATAAAGACCCTGCTGAAAAAAATGAATAACATAGTGGTGGAAGGCGAAGCAAAAAAAGGCTCACAGGTAGTTGAGTTGTATAAGAAGGCGAGTCCGGATGTGGTGATTATGGATATTTCTATGCCTGGTCTCAATGGCATAGAGGCTACGAAGGAGATTTTGAAATACGATTCGACTGCAAAAATAATAATCCTGTCCATGCACGATGATGAAGAATATATTGGCCGATGTCTTGATGCGGGGGTGAAGGGGTATGTCATAAAAAGTGAAAGTGGAATGGAACTGAGGCATACTATAGAGCTGGTACTACAGGGTAAAAGTTACTTCAGTCATTACGCTCAGGATGTGGTGCTGAACCGCCTTAAAAATTTCAGAACACAGAAAAACACATCGGTGGATCATCCTCACATAACCAAAAGAGAGTATCAAATATTATCATTAATAGCACAAGGGCTTACTAGTAATGCCATTGCTGAAAAGCTTTTTATAAGCATAAGAACGGTGGAAACGCATAGGACCAACATTATGAGGAAGTTAGGGGTGAAGAATGTAGTGGAGCTTATTAATAAAGCCTCTGACCTGAAGTTAGTGTAA